The sequence below is a genomic window from Chelonoidis abingdonii isolate Lonesome George chromosome 6, CheloAbing_2.0, whole genome shotgun sequence.
AAGTACAGTTATTTGGCAAGAGAGGCACAGTGTTCGTGGACTTGTTGGCTTTAATCTTCTGCAGGTTTATGTTCAGACTTTGTTTGTGGCTCTGTACACTCAGGATGTTGTCCTGTTGAAAAGACAACAAAGGTTTGtgattgaattcaatgggaaagGTGAGGTACTGTACTACTTCTCCTGTCTGAGTGTCAAAACAATCCACCATCCCTACTCGGGAGAAACGCCCATTGACCAGGCATCTTCCCGTCACAATATAAATAGACTTGTCTTCCTTTGTGATCAATGCAGTTGCATCCATAGGAATGCTCATCTTCCCAGCCAGCGTCCACTTCTCTTTCCTCTCGTCATACTTGTAGATGTTAGAGACATATTTTCTTGGGGCTGTGCTGCCTCCTACAGAGTACACCACTCCCCCACACATCACCATGGTATGGAAGACCAAACCTATGGGCAGATCAGGCAGTTTAGTCCAGGAGTTGTTATCTATATCATACCTCCAGGCAGTCTTTAAGCCAGATATTTGCTCTGTTGTTCCTCCAGAGACATAGATGTACCTCCCTACTGCAGCTGCACTGAGAGCGGCTGCTTTATACGGCATCTCCGTTAATTTTAGCCACATGTTCTCCTCAATAATGTAAGCAAAAACCCCATCATTGAATCTACCATGCTCTTTCTGGCCTCCTAAAATCACCACTGAGTCCATTAAGGCCCCCTTTCTTTGGAAAAGCAGCAGACTTTGAGGACTTTCTTGCTTTCTGTCACTCAAAATGGTCTCCATCTGGGCCAGGGGGCCAGAGTGACTCTCAAACAGCAGCACTTCGcggctggcagccagcagggtcTTGGTCGAGACACCAGTTAAATGAATGTACGGGAAGAACTTTTTGAAATACTTATCTCTTTCTCCCCGTTTGTGTTTCAcccactggagcagggcaagaaAGGCTTGGTCCTCATTCTGCACATGGAGGTTCTCGTCCCTTAGCAGCTTGCCAAAGAT
It includes:
- the CCIN gene encoding calicin, whose translation is MRMQFTEKNHNSLVLQALNKQRKNSEFCDVVLSVDQQVFSAHLNVLAAVSTHVKNLISSNDMKIGDELFIIIDANFLNPILVEQLLDYFYTGKVLVSEKNVEELLKGANYFSSESLRAHCSDFLLRSLKKNNCLCYLFLANTYELKEVANSAYIGIRDNFHYWSGPEGISDLLRCPHQIFGKLLRDENLHVQNEDQAFLALLQWVKHKRGERDKYFKKFFPYIHLTGVSTKTLLAASREVLLFESHSGPLAQMETILSDRKQESPQSLLLFQRKGALMDSVVILGGQKEHGRFNDGVFAYIIEENMWLKLTEMPYKAAALSAAAVGRYIYVSGGTTEQISGLKTAWRYDIDNNSWTKLPDLPIGLVFHTMVMCGGVVYSVGGSTAPRKYVSNIYKYDERKEKWTLAGKMSIPMDATALITKEDKSIYIVTGRCLVNGRFSRVGMVDCFDTQTGEVVQYLTFPIEFNHKPLLSFQQDNILSVQSHKQSLNINLQKIKANKSTNTVPLLPNNCTLDLSHAVCSIGDNKVFVCGGIICAGDKRPEDYSVNPNAYLLDQKTGEWKVLSDPPEALDCPACCTVKLPCKILRKIVIS